A window of the Eulemur rufifrons isolate Redbay chromosome 6, OSU_ERuf_1, whole genome shotgun sequence genome harbors these coding sequences:
- the RAB3IL1 gene encoding guanine nucleotide exchange factor for Rab-3A isoform X1: MWNGLPQPDQGLPPPLSAVPVPWKSVGPCKGRRESPGALVETSAGEEAQGEEGPAAAQLDVSRLRSSSMEIREKGSEFLKEELHKAQKELKLKDEECERLSKVREQLEQELEELTASLFEEAHKMVREANVKQAASEKQLKEARGKIDMLQAEVTALKTLVITSTPASPNRELHPQLLSPTKAGPRKGHSRHKSTSSALCPALCPAAGHPLAPDREGKEVDTTLFAEFQAWRESPTLDKTCPFLERVYREDVGPCLDFTMQELSALVRAAVEDNTLTIEPVASQMPPTVKVAEVECGSANTCALSGLARVCRHRIRLGDSESHYYISPSSRARITAVCNFFTYIRYIQQGLVRQDAELTFWEVTRLRKEMSLAKLGFFPQEA; this comes from the exons CCTGCCCCAGCCAGACCAGGGCCTCCCACCGCCCCTCTCAGCTGTCCCGGTACCCTGGAAGAGCGTGGGCCCCTGCAAAGGCCGCAGGGAGTCCCCAGGAGCCCTGGTGGAGACCTCTGCAGGGGAGGAGGCCCAAGGGGAGGAGGGCCCTGCCGCCGCCCAGCTGGACGTGTCCCGCCTGCGCAGCTCTTCCATGGAGATCCGCGAGAAGGGCTCCGAGTTCCTGAAGGAGGAGCTGCACAAAGCGCAGAAG GAGCTGAAACTGAAGGACGAGGAATGTGAGCGTCTGTCCAAGGTGCGGGAGCAGCTGGAGCAGGAGCTGGAGGAACTGACAGCCAGCCTGTTTGAG GAAGCCCACAAGATGGTTCGAGAAGCCAACGTGAAGCAGGCAGCATCAGAAAAGCAGCTGAAGGAGGCTCGGGGCAAG ATTGACATGCTGCAGGCGGAGGTGACAGCCTTGAAGACATTGGTCATCACGTCCACACCAGCCTCACCCAACCGCGAGCTCCACCCACAGCTGCTGAGCCCCACCAAGGCCGGGCCCCGAAAGGGCCACTCACGCCATAAGAGCACCAGCAGTGCCCTCTGCCCTGCCTTGTGCCCTGCCGCAGGGCACCCCCTCGCCCCAGACAGGGAGGGCAAAGAG GTGGACACAACCCTGTTTGCAGAGTTCCAGGCCTGGAGGGAATCGCCCACCCTGGACAAGACCTGCCCCTTCCTGGAAAGGGTGTACCGGGAGGACGTGGGCCCCTGCCTGGACTTCACCATGCAGGAG CTCTCCGCACTGGTACGGGCCGCCGTGGAGGACAACACGCTCACCATCGAGCCCGTGGCTTCACAGATGCCGCCCACAGTGAAGGTGGCTGAGGTTGAGTGTGGCAGCGCCAA CACGTGTGCCTTGAGTGGGTTGGCCCGTGTCTGCCGCCACCGCATCCGGCTCGGGGACTCTGAGAGCCACTACTACATCTCGCCATCCTCCCGGGCCAGG ATCACAGCAGTGTGCAACTTCTTCACCTACATCCGCTACATCCAGCAAGGCCTGGTGCGGCAGGACG cGGAGCTGACGTTCTGGGAGGTCACCAGGCTGCGGAAGGAGATGTCACTGGCCAAACTCGGCTTCTTCCCCCAGGAGGCTTAG